The following proteins are encoded in a genomic region of Bufo bufo chromosome 11, aBufBuf1.1, whole genome shotgun sequence:
- the LOC120981494 gene encoding embryonic protein UVS.2-like — translation MLNSRELEHRRLSHVIADPSLTASQESVPRQMRMAKQRDIVLDIARILRNPVNLFNKPCREHVLFPLQVQISHVTAIVADHLAQLESARYWTLPWGEKCYTEVTHTDLEAAELILALACFGPNESTVSVASPDPKTDMGLAVLCKLSIPGLKEYDTDSKASEEPEGTFAKIIKVNKENDINLHQGDMLETTGRSATSCTGCLWPKSANGTVNVPYSFASNYSIGNLNLFKTSMEEFETLTCVRFVPRTTENDYLNIMTSNGCASYVGRIGGGQMVALDMGGCMYRGIIQHELNHALGFYHEHTRSDRDNYVTIMYQYIAPGHVMNFYKQNTNNLGLEYDYKSVMHYDSFAFSNTSGQPTIVTIPVPNIPIGQIDGLSVLDVSKINRLYQCNACAYLLNEKNGSLTSANYPSAYPNNASCVWLIRTPSDQVTLNFVAFDVQSSPNCISDYIRIYDGPTKKDSLLLDRTCGTGLIPQIIASTNQLLVEFSSDSSVAGVGFKATYSSVQCGGAFYAPERNFTSPGYPNSYGPNMNCIYTITAPVGKKISFMVTDFQTESSQYCLYDYLEILDGSTWKGPFCGNYKIPSFTSKGNSLWLRFVSDGRDQFRGFQASYKFGEYYSLVFIFS, via the exons atgttgaattccagagAGTTGGAACATCGCAGATTGAGTCATGTAATTGCAGACCCATCTCTCACTGCAAGTCAGGAGAGTGTTCCTCGCCAAATGAGAATGGCTAAACAGAGGGACATTGTCTTGGACATTGCTAGGATTTTGCGCAACCCAGTGAACCTTTTTAATAAGCCATGTCGGgaacatgtgttatttcccctccAAGTACAGATCAGCCATGTTACggccattgtcgctgaccaccttgcccagttggagtctgCTAG ATATTGGACTCTACCTTGGGGAGAAAAATGCTATACAGAAGTTACTCACACAGATCTAGAAGCAGCTGAGCTTATCTTAGCTTTGGCATGTTTTGGGCCTAACGAGTCCACAGTGTCAGTGGCATCGCCGGATCCTAAAACAGACATGGGCCTGGCTGTTCTTTGCAAG CTGTCCATACCTGGATTAAAGGAATATG ATACAGATTCTAAGGCATCAGAAGAACCTGAAGgaacctttgccaagataatcaagGTCAACAAAG AAAATGACATAAACTTACATCAAGGTGACATGTTGGAAACAACTGGACGCAGCGCTACATCCTGCACAGGGTGCTTGTGGCCCAAATCTGCCAATGGGACGGTCAATGTGCCTTATTCGTTTGCCTCCAATTATA GTATTGGGAACCTCAACTTGTTTAAGACATCAATGGAGGAATTTGAAACCCTTACCTGTGTGAGGTTTGTGCCTCGGACAACGGAGAATGACTACCTCAATATTATGACTTCAAATGG ATGTGCATCATATGTGGGCCGGATAGGTGGAGGTCAGATGGTTGCACTAGATATGGGTGGCTGTATGTACAGAGGAATTATACAGCATGAGCTAAACCATGCCCTGGGGTTCTACCATGAGCATACAAGGAGTGACCGGGATAACTATGTCACCATCATGTACCAGTACATAGCACCAG GTCACGTTATGAATTTTTATAAACAAAACACCAACAACCTTGGTCTTGAGTATGACTATAAATCAGTGATGCATTATGACAG TTTCGCTTTCTCAAACACTTCAGGACAACCCACCATTGTGACCATACCGGTCCCAAACATCCCAATTGGGCAAATAGATGGACTGAGTGTTCTAGATGTCTCTAAAATCAACCGGTTGTATCAATGCA ATGCCTGTGCTTATTTACTTAATGAAAAGAATGGAAGTCTAACCTCTGCCAACTACCCATCAGCCTACCCGAATAATGCCAGCTGTGTTTGGCTGATCAGAACACCATCAGATCAG GTTACATTGAACTTTGTTGCCTTTGATGTCCAGTCGTCCCCCAATTGTATATCTGACTATATTAGGATTTATGATGGTCCCACTAAGAAAGATTCCCTGTTGTTGGACAGAACTTGTGGGACTGGGTTGATTCCTCAAATTATTGCCTCTACTAACCAGTTACTGGTTGAGTTTTCCAGTGACAGCAGTGTTGCTGGAGTAGGCTTTAAAGCCACATACAGCTCAG TGCAATGTGGAGGAGCATTCTATGCACCGGAAAGAAACTTTACATCCCCTGGTTACCCCAATTCCTACGGCCCAAACATGAATTGCATCTACACCATTACAGCTCCTGTTGGAAAGAAG ATTTCCTTCATGGTTACTGATTTTCAGACAGAGAGTAGTCAGTACTGCCTCTATGACTATTTAGAGATCCTGGATGGGTCCACCTGGAAGGGTCCATTCTGTGGGAACTATAAAATCCCTTCCTTTACCTCTAAAGGCAATTCACTGTGGCTGAGATTTGTTAGTGATGGCAGAGATCAGTTTAGAGGCTTCCAGGCATCATATAAATTTGGTGAGTACTACAGCCTTGTCTTTATATTTTCTTAA